A genomic window from Blattabacterium cuenoti includes:
- the clpX gene encoding ATP-dependent Clp protease ATP-binding subunit ClpX: protein MEKTCNFCNRKKSEITFLVSGINSYICNFCIEKTYSIIHNKFDIKKKYKNYENIINVKKPKEIKKFLDQYIIGQNETKKIISVAVYNHYKKIKFLKKNEDIEIEKSNILLIGNTGTGKTLLAKSISKFLELPFTIADATTLTEAGYVGEDVESILTKLLQSVNYDINFAEKGIVFIDEIDKISKKTSNPSITRDVSGEGVQQALLKILEGSIINVPPQGGRKHPDQKMIPINTENILFIAGGTFDGLEKIISYRTNQISPISFFSKKKKYQKNFLSKIIGNDLIKFGLIPELIGRFPIITYLDPLNKNVLKKILKEPKNSLIKQYKKLFLMDKISMNISDEALDIIVDETIKLGLGARGLRYFCEKIFIDYFFNINHINENKVLNIDKNLVLKKLF, encoded by the coding sequence ATGGAAAAAACATGTAATTTTTGTAATAGAAAAAAAAGTGAAATAACTTTTCTTGTATCAGGGATTAATAGTTATATTTGTAATTTTTGTATAGAAAAAACATATTCTATTATTCATAATAAATTTGATATAAAAAAAAAATATAAAAATTATGAAAATATAATAAATGTTAAAAAACCTAAAGAAATTAAAAAATTTTTAGATCAATATATTATAGGACAAAATGAAACAAAAAAAATTATATCTGTTGCTGTTTATAATCATTATAAAAAAATTAAATTTTTAAAAAAAAATGAAGACATAGAAATTGAAAAATCTAATATTTTATTAATAGGAAATACTGGAACAGGAAAAACTTTATTAGCTAAAAGTATTTCTAAATTTTTAGAATTACCATTTACTATCGCCGATGCTACTACTTTAACAGAAGCAGGATATGTTGGAGAAGATGTAGAATCTATTTTAACAAAATTATTACAATCTGTAAATTATGATATAAATTTTGCTGAAAAAGGAATTGTTTTTATAGATGAAATTGATAAAATTTCTAAAAAAACTAGTAATCCATCAATTACTAGAGATGTTTCTGGAGAAGGAGTACAACAAGCTTTATTAAAAATATTAGAAGGATCTATTATTAATGTTCCTCCTCAAGGAGGCCGTAAACATCCAGATCAAAAAATGATACCAATTAATACAGAAAATATATTATTTATTGCTGGGGGGACTTTTGATGGATTAGAAAAAATTATATCATATAGAACTAATCAAATATCTCCTATAAGTTTTTTTTCAAAAAAAAAAAAATATCAAAAAAATTTTTTATCTAAAATTATAGGAAATGATTTAATAAAATTTGGATTAATTCCAGAACTGATTGGAAGATTTCCTATTATTACTTATTTAGATCCATTAAATAAAAATGTTTTAAAAAAAATATTAAAAGAGCCAAAAAATTCTTTAATTAAACAATACAAAAAATTATTTTTAATGGATAAAATATCTATGAATATTTCAGACGAAGCTTTAGATATAATTGTAGATGAAACTATTAAATTAGGTTTAGGTGCGAGAGGATTACGTTATTTTTGTGAAAAAATTTTTATAGATTATTTTTTTAATATCAATCACATAAATGAAAATAAAGTTTTAAATATAGATAAAAATCTAGTTTTAAAAAAATTATTTTAA
- the obgE gene encoding GTPase ObgE, protein MKDNFIDFIKIFCKSGDGGDGFVHFNKTKYRRKGKPDGGSGGKGGDLIIKGNSHINTFYHLKYHRHWIAKSGYSGKKNNLTGGNGKNLYIDVPIGTIIKDVNKNIIAEIINNNQKKILFQGGKGGHGNFFFRKSKNPYYYQYGIKTIGNWIFLELKILSDVGLIGFPNVGKSTLLSILTNAKPKIGNYSFTTKIPNLGMVKMNDSSFIIGDIPGIIEKASEGKGLGHFFLKHVERNYILLFLISAEKENQKKKYLILLNELKQFNIQLLKKKRLLVISKSDLIDDNKKNKIKKIFSTLKENIFFISSFSKEGIQKLKYIIWKTLKLK, encoded by the coding sequence ATGAAAGATAATTTTATAGATTTTATAAAAATTTTTTGTAAAAGTGGAGATGGAGGAGATGGGTTTGTTCATTTTAATAAAACAAAATATAGAAGAAAAGGGAAACCGGATGGAGGATCAGGAGGAAAAGGGGGAGATCTTATTATAAAAGGTAATTCTCATATTAATACTTTTTATCATTTAAAATATCATAGACATTGGATCGCTAAATCTGGTTATTCAGGTAAAAAAAATAATTTAACTGGAGGAAATGGAAAAAATTTATATATAGATGTTCCTATAGGAACTATTATTAAAGATGTAAATAAAAATATTATTGCAGAAATTATTAATAATAATCAAAAAAAAATTTTATTTCAAGGAGGGAAAGGAGGACATGGAAATTTTTTTTTTAGAAAATCAAAAAATCCATATTATTATCAATATGGAATAAAAACTATAGGTAATTGGATATTTTTAGAATTAAAAATTTTATCAGATGTGGGTTTAATTGGATTTCCTAATGTTGGAAAATCTACTTTATTATCTATTTTAACAAATGCTAAACCAAAAATAGGTAATTATTCGTTTACTACTAAAATTCCAAATTTAGGAATGGTAAAAATGAATGATTCTTCATTTATTATAGGAGATATTCCAGGAATTATAGAAAAAGCTTCAGAAGGAAAAGGCTTGGGTCATTTTTTTTTGAAACATGTAGAACGTAATTATATTTTGTTATTTTTAATTTCTGCAGAAAAAGAAAATCAAAAAAAAAAATATTTAATTTTATTAAATGAATTGAAACAATTTAATATTCAATTATTAAAAAAAAAACGTTTATTAGTTATTTCTAAATCAGATTTAATTGATGATAATAAAAAGAATAAAATAAAAAAAATATTTTCTACATTAAAAGAAAATATTTTTTTTATATCTTCTTTTTCAAAAGAAGGAATTCAAAAATTAAAATATATTATATGGAAAACACTTAAATTAAAATAA